A single region of the Populus nigra chromosome 2, ddPopNigr1.1, whole genome shotgun sequence genome encodes:
- the LOC133681928 gene encoding serine/threonine-protein kinase D6PKL1-like, translating to MERVAESKALPVKLPVVSHVSINAYVVSGREASQAPKLQTGLVRDVAGRFNVKQPQITDFPVPVRPWKGKVSAIIEEELMPDVVTSKGSGDYFDEGCPGSFSGASHPPEPIDTDLIMKTVYVPIGQKKAEPRCLVKSMSVKGPFLEDLSIRVPPKKPSLVVLSPAESLVEETNDLVALPTPFSVPRASQNTENSLLPPDSEENDCVWDTSLPPSGDVSPHSSIDSTGVVTAMSIVNSCASTYRSDAITSDGMLSIDRNCESTKGSVRGDSLESAKTSVSRASDSSGLSDDSNWSNITGSANKPHKGNDPRWKAILAIRTRDGFLGMNHFRLFKRLGCGDIGSVYLSELSGTRCFFAMKVMDKASLASRKKLTRAQTEREILQLLDHPFLPTLYTHFETDRFSCLVMEYCPGGDLHTLRQRQPGKHFSEYAARFYAAEVLLALEYLHMLGVVYRDLKPENVLVRDDGHIMLSDFDLSLRCAVSPTLIRASFDSDPSKRAVGGAFCVQPACIEPSSACILPSCFVPRIFPQKSKKKNRKPGKDLGLQTSSLPELVAEPTAARSMSFVGTHEYLAPEIIKGEGHGSAVDWWTFGIFLHELLYGKTPFKGSGNRATLFNVVGQQLRFPDSPATSYASRDLIRGLLVKEPQHRLGVKRGATEIKQHPFFEGVNWALIRCSTPPEVPRPVETEPPPVKSGAVDKIGVGIVGSSSKRRMAGTDVRPGGNYLDFEFF from the exons atggAAAGGGTTGCAGAATCGAAGGCTCTTCCTGTGAAACTGCCTGTTGTGAGTCATGTATCGATAAATGCTTATGTAGTGTCTGGGAGAGAAGCGAGCCAGGCACCCAAGCTGCAGACAGGTCTGGTAAGAGATGTGGCGGGGCGATTTAACGTAAAACAACCCCAAATTACGGACTTTCCTGTGCCTGTTAGACCGTGGAAAGGAAAAGTCTCTGCAATTATTGAAGAAGAGTTGATGCCTGATGTTGTTACTTCTAAGGGCAGTGGTGATTACTTTGATGAAGGTTGCCCTGGTTCTTTCTCCGGGGCAAGTCATCCACCTGAACCTATTGATACAGATCTAATAATGAAAACAGTGTATGTACCAATCGGTCAAAAGAAAGCTGAGCCTCGATGCCTTGTGAAGAGTATGTCTGTGAAGGGGCCTTTTCTAGAAGATCTTTCAATCAGGGTTCCACCCAAAAAACCAAGCCTGGTGGTTCTTTCTCCAGCAGAAAGTTTGGTTGAAGAAACTAATGACTTAGTTGCATTGCCTACTCCATTTTCAGTTCCTCGTGCATCACAAAATACAGAAAACTCTCTCCTTCCACCTGATTCAGAAGAGAACGATTGTGTGTGGGACACTTCTTTGcctcctagtggagatgtgagTCCACATAGCAGCATTGACAGTACTGGTGTTGTCACAGCTATGAGCATTGTCAATAGCTGCGCCAGTACATATCGGAGTGATGCTATTACAAGTGATGGCATGCTTAGTATAGATAGAAACTGTGAGAGCACAAAAGGGAGTGTTAGAGGGGATTCACTTGAAAGTGCAAAGACTAGTGTTAGTCGAGCAAGTGACAGCAGTGGCCTTAGTGATGACAGTAATTGGAGCAATATTACTGGGAGTGCAAATAAGCCTCACAAAGGAAATGATCCTAGGTGGAAGGCTATTCTTGCCATTCGAACACGGGATGGATTTTTGGGTATGAATCACTTTAGATTATTCAAACGGCTTGGGTGTGGTGACATTGGCAGTGTTTATCTCTCAGAGCTGAGCGGGACTCGGTGTTTTTTTGCAATGAAAGTAATGGACAAGGCTTCCCTTGCAAGCAGGAAAAAGTTGACAAGGGCTCAGACAGAAAGGGAGATTTTGCAGTTGTTGGATCATCCATTTCTGCCGACTTTGTATACTCATTTTGAGACAGACAGATTCTCATGTTTGGTAATGGAATACTGTCCAGGAGGTGATCTGCACACTCTGAGGCAACGACAACCTGGGAAACATTTTTCTGAGTATGCTGCAAG ATTTTATGCGGCAGAGGTTTTATTGGCACTTGAATATCTTCACATGCTTGGAGTTGTTTACAGAGACTTGAAACCTGAAAATGTCCTTGTCCGTGATGATGGCCACATAATGCTTTCAGACTTTGACCTTTCCCTTAGATGTGCAGTTTCACCAACCCTGATAAGAGCCTCATTTGATTCTGACCCTTCAAAACGAGCTGTTGGTGGTGCATTCTGTGTTCAGCCTGCCTGTATTGAGCCTTCGTCGGCTTGCATCCTACCTTCATGTTTTGTGCCTCGTATCTTCCCTcagaaaagtaagaaaaaaaacagaaaacctGGAAAAGATCTTGGGCTGCAAACTAGTTCACTTCCAGAACTCGTGGCAGAACCGACAGCTGCTCGGTCCATGTCCTTTGTTGGTACCCATGAATACCTGGCCCCTGAAATCATCAAGGGAGAAGGGCATGGCAGTGCAGTTGATTGGTGGACATTTGGCATTTTCTTGCATGAGCTATTATATGGTAAAACCCCATTCAAGGGTTCAGGAAACCGAGCTACCCTGTTCAATGTGGTCGGGCAGCAGCTTAGATTCCCAGATTCACCAGCAACTAGTTATGCTAGTCGAGATTTGATCCGAGGCTTACTGGTGAAGGAACCTCAACACAGGTTAGGGGTGAAGAGGGGTGCAACTGAGATCAAGCAGCACCCTTTCTTTGAAGGTGTGAATTGGGCTCTAATTAGGTGTAGCACGCCACCTGAAGTGCCAAGACCAGTGGAAACTGAGCCGCCTCCTGTCAAGTCTGGGGCAGTTGACAAAATTGGGGTCGGCATTGTTGGCAGCAGCAGCAAAAGGAGGATGGCTGGGACAGACGTGAGGCCTGGGGGTAATTATCTGGACTTCGAGTTCTTTTAG
- the LOC133681960 gene encoding nitrate regulatory gene2 protein-like translates to MGCTASKLDNEDTVRRCKERRRLMKEAVYARHHLAAAHADYCRSLRVTGSALSNFAAGESLSVSDQTPVVILHPPTATSPTPPSNPIPPHVPPSPSPSPSFHPPPPPPPFSPSIASSKPPHILSSSNIHSKSNRHRRVKPQKLPHILSESSPSVSPKSNYDYPTAFQNHSTYSTTPSQASSVWNWENFYPPSPPDSEFFARKANHNHNQQQQHPHLDTDDGSSSDADEDVATERFSEYDFFNEKQYTQHKKQQQQNYSETEQEEVQCSEWGDHDHLSNSTTSSDEDNDTESRSEIGTRSNFGPVKHPSQQQPHPQQYDNAFGKLDNKSEAGSSTTSYRTGEVSNMKMVVRHKDLNEIVGAIKENFDKAAAAGDQVSVMLEIGRAQLDRSFRQLKKTVYHSSSVLSNLSSSWTSKPPLAVKYRLDTGSLIEPGGPRSLCSTVERLLAWEKKLYDEVKAREGVKIEHEKKLSTLQSQEYKGDEAKLDKTKAAITRLQSLIIVTSQAVSTTSTAIIGLRDSDLVPQLVELCHGFMYMWKSMHQYHEVQNHIVQQVRGLVNQSAKGDSTSELHKQATRDLESAVSAWHSSFCQLIKFQRDFIQSIHGWFKLTLIPVSNDNMNANMEPSDVYAFCDEWKLALDRVPDTVASEAIKSFINVVHVISTKQTEELKIRKRTDTASKELEKKASSLRSLERKFYHSYSMVGIGPPDTGGSDNGQFLDARDPLAEKKSELVACQRRVEDEMLRHAKAVEVTRAMTLNNLQTGLPGVFQAMTSFSSLFMEALQLVCNRSYAIK, encoded by the exons ATGGGCTGCACGGCGTCGAAGCTAGACAACGAGGACACAGTACGGCGGTGCAAGGAGCGCCGCCGCCTAATGAAAGAAGCAGTCTACGCCCGCCACCACTTAGCTGCTGCACACGCAGACTACTGCCGTTCACTCCGAGTCACTGGCTCAGCTCTATCCAATTTCGCAGCTGGTGAATCCCTCTCTGTTTCTGATCAAACCCCTGTTGTTATCCTCCACCCTCCTACAGCAACCAGCCCAACTCCTCCTAGTAATCCTATCCCTCCACATGTACcaccttccccttccccttccccctCCTTCCACcctccaccacctcctcctccattTTCTCCTTCTATAGCTAGCTCTAAACCTCCAcatattctttcttcttcaaatatTCACTCTAAGTCTAACCGCCACCGCCGCGTCAAGCCTCAAAAGCTTCCTCATATTCTTTCAGAATCAAGCCCTTCAGTCTCTCCGAAATCGAATTATGATTATCCAACTGCTTTTCAAAATCATTCAACTTATTCTACAACGCCTTCTCAAGCTTCTTCTGTATGGAACTGGGAAAATTTCTACCCTCCTTCCCCTCCAGACTCAGAATTCTTCGCTCGAAAAgccaaccacaaccacaaccaaCAGCAACAGCATCCCCATTTAGATACTGATGATGGGTCGTCATCAGATGCAGATGAGGATGTTGCAACAGAGAGATTCTCAGAGTATGACTTCTTTAACGAAAAGCAGTACACACAGCATaagaagcagcagcaacaaAATTATAGCGAGACGGAGCAAGAGGAAGTTCAATGCAGTGAATGGGGAGATCATGATCATCTCAGCAACTCAACAACATCATCGGACGAAGATAATGATACTGAGTCCAGATCCGAGATCGGAACCCGGTCCAATTTCGGGCCAGTCAAGCACCCTTCGCAGCAACAACCACATCCACAACAATATGATAATGCTTTTGGTAAGTTGGATAACAAGTCTGAGGCGGGATCCTCGACGACCAGTTACAGGACTGGAGAGGTTTCTAATATGAAAATGGTTGTCAGACATAAGGATTTGAATGAGATTGTTGGGGCTATCAAGGAGAATTTTGACAAGGCGGCTGCTGCTGGAGATCAGGTTTCGGTGATGCTTGAGATCGGTAGAGCTCAGCTTGATAGAAGTTTCCGGCAATTGAAga AGACTGTGTATCATTCGAGTAGTGTTTTGAGCAACTTGAGCTCGAGTTGGACTTCAAAGCCACCGTTGGCCGTGAAGTATCGACTCGATACCGGTTCACTGATTGAACCTGGTGGTCCAAGAAGTCTTTGTTCAACCGTAGAACGGTTGTTGGCCTGGGAGAAGAAACTCTACGACGAAGTTAAG GCTAGAGAAGGTGTTAAAATTGAGCATGAGAAGAAGCTGTCGACTCTACAAAGTCAGGAATACAAGGGGGATGAAGCAAAGCTAGACAAGACCAAAGCTGCAATAACAAGACTGCAATCTCTGATTATTGTTACATCTCAGGCTGTTTCTACCACCTCAACGGCCATTATTGGACTTAGAGACAGTGATCTTGTTCCTCAGCTAGTTGAACTCTGTCATGG GTTCATGTACATGTGGAAGTCAATGCATCAATACCATGAAGTTCAGAACCACATTGTGCAGCAAGTCCGTGGCCTTGTGAACCAATCAGCCAAGGGTGATTCAACTTCTGAATTGCACAAGCAGGCTACACGTGACCTTGAATCAGCTGTTTCTGCTTGGCACTCCAGTTTCTGCCAACTGATAAAGTTCCAACGGGACTTTATTCAATCCATCCATGGCTGGTTCAAGCTCACCCTTATTCCTGTAAGCAATGACAACATGAATGCCAACATGGAACCCTCTGATGTATATGCCTTCTGTGATGAGTGGAAGCTTGCCCTTGACCGTGTCCCTGACACGGTAGCTTCTGAAGCCATCAAGAGCTTTATCAATGTTGTTCATGTGATATCTACAAAACAAACTGAAGAGCTCAAGATTAGAAAGCGAACCGATACTGCATCAAAGGAGCTGGAAAAGAAGGCTTCCTCTCTTCGCAGCTTAGAAAGAAAGTTCTACCACTCATACTCCATGGTTGGCATTGGACCTCCTGATACTGGTGGATCTGATAATGGACAGTTTTTGGATGCTCGTGATCCACTGGCTGAAAAGAAATCAGAGCTTGTAGCCTGTCAGAGGCGTGTGGAAGATGAAATGCTGAGGCATGCTAAGGCAGTAGAGGTGACAAGAGCAATGACACTAAATAACCTTCAGACAGGCCTCCCTGGGGTTTTTCAGGCAATGACcagtttttcttccttgtttaTGGAGGCACTTCAATTGGTATGCAACCGTTCCTACGCCATCAAATAG
- the LOC133683106 gene encoding leucine carboxyl methyltransferase 1 homolog: protein MATRPVADSHSNRAAVQATNDDASASKLSCVKKGYMKDDYIHLFARRPVRRSPIINRGYFARWAALRKLLFQFLDCESNIDGKCDTKKQILSFGAGFDTMYFQLQDEGKAPFLYVELDFKEVTSKKAAIIETSSQLREKLGATASISPEKGEVLSDHYKLLSVDLRDIQKLDDIIALAGMNPSLPTFIIAECVLIYLDPESTRGIVGWASKTFSTAAFFLYEQIHPDDAFGQQMIRNLESRGCALLGIYDTPTLLAKEKLFLDQGWQRAVAWDMLKVYTDFIEAKERRRIERLELFDEFEEWYMMQEHYCVAYAINDATGFFGDFGFTKTQPHVINSPSTVALP, encoded by the exons ATGGCAACAAGGCCGGTAGCCGATTCGCATAGCAACAGAGCAGCAGTTCAAGCCACAAACGATGACGCTTCCGCCAGTAAACT GTCTTGTGTTAAGAAGGGATACATGAAAGACGATTATATCCATTTATTTGCTAGAAGACCTGTGAGGCGATCTCCAATAATCAACCGCG GCTATTTTGCGCGCTGGGCTGCTCTTCGAAAGCTTCTCTTCCAGTTTCTTGATTGTGAATCGAATATTGATGGAAAATGCGATACAAAAAAGCAGATATTATCATTCGGAGCAGGATTTGATACCATGTATTTTCAACTACAG GATGAAGGAAAAGCGCCATTTTTATATGTAGAGCTGGATTTTAAGGAG gtAACTAGTAAAAAGGCAGCAATTATTGAAACCAGCAGTCAGTTGAGGGAAAAGCTTGGTGCTACGGCTTCAATTTCACCAG AGAAGGGAGAAGTGCTCAGTGATCATTACAAGCTGCTCTCGGTTGATTTGCGTGATATACAAAAACTAGATGATATCATAGCATTGGCTGGTATGAATCCCAG CTTGCCAACGTTTATAATTGCAGAATGCGTTTTAATATACTTGGATCCCGAGTCAACTCGTGGTATAGTCGGTTGGGCTTCAAAAACGTTTTCAACAGCAGCATTTTTCTTATATGAGCAG ATACATCCGGATGATGCTTTTGGGCAGCAAATGATCAGAAACTTGGAG AGTCGAGGTTGTGCACTATTGGGTATCTATGACACGCCAACTTTACTTGCGAAGGAAAAACTTTTTCTTGATCAAGGATGGCAG AGAGCTGTTGCCTGGGACATGCTGAAAGTTTATACTGATTTTATTGAAGCTAAAGAAAGGCGCAG GATTGAACGATTGGAATTGTTCGATGAGTTTGAAGAGTGGTACATGATGCAG GAGCACTACTGTGTGGCTTATGCAATCAACGATGCCACG GGATTCTTTGGGGATTTTGGTTTCACTAAGACCCAGCCGCACGTGATCAACTCTCCCTCAACAGTAGCATTGCCATGA
- the LOC133683199 gene encoding COP9 signalosome complex subunit 7-like isoform X4 → MDIEQKQAELIDHFVNQASTLKASALWPLIIEATSHPSLFAFSEILSSPTVSELEGTENSFCLDVLRLFAHGTWSDYKSDTGRLPQLVPDQVLKLKQLTVLTLAEMNKVLPYDQLMQELDVTNVRELEDFLINECMYAGIVRGKLDQLRRCFEVQFAAGRDLRPGQLGNMLQTLSNWLDTSDDLLVSIQEKIKWADSTSELDKKHQKDVEYRVEEVKKSLSLKKLHTVSRQTLTSEGMRRSILNLVE, encoded by the exons atggaCATCGAACAGAAACAAGCAGAGCTCATCGATCACTTCGTAAATCAAGCATCCACTCTAAAAGCCTCCGCTCTTTGGCCTCTTATTATCGAAGCCACTTCTCATCCTTCTCTCTTCGCCTTCTCCGAGATTCTCTCTTCGCCCACCGTCTCCGAG CTTGAAGGAACTGAGAATTCCTTTTGCCTTGATGTTCTTCGGTTGTTTGCCCATGGAACCTGGAGTGACTACAAAA GTGATACTGGTCGTCTTCCACAATTGGTTCCTGATCAAGTCCTCAAGCTAAAGCAACTTACTGTGCTGACACTGGCTGAAATGAACAAG GTACTTCCCTATGATCAGCTAATGCAGGAGCTAGATGTTACAAATGTCCGTGAACTTGAAGATTTTCTTATCAATGAGTGCATGTATGCG GGAATAGTACGAGGAAAGCTAGATCAGTTGCGAAGGTGCTTTGAG GTCCAATTTGCTGCTGGGAGGGACCTTAGGCCTGGACAACTTGGGAATATGTTACAAACACTATCAAACTG GTTGGATACATCAGATGATTTGCTTGTCTCGATTCAGGAGAAGATAAAATGGGCTGATTCTACGAGTGAATTGGATAAGAAGCACCAAAAGGATGTAGAATATAGGGTGGAGGAAGTAAAGAAGTCACTCTCCCTCAAG AAGTTACACACTGTAAGCAGGCAGACATTGACTTCCGAGGGCATGAGGAGATCTATTCTGAACCTGGTGGAGTGA
- the LOC133683199 gene encoding COP9 signalosome complex subunit 7-like isoform X3, with translation MDIEQKQAELIDHFVNQASTLKASALWPLIIEATSHPSLFAFSEILSSPTVSELEGTENSFCLDVLRLFAHGTWSDYKSDTGRLPQLVPDQVLKLKQLTVLTLAEMNKVLPYDQLMQELDVTNVRELEDFLINECMYAGIVRGKLDQLRRCFEVQFAAGRDLRPGQLGNMLQTLSNWLDTSDDLLVSIQEKIKWADSTSELDKKHQKDVEYRVEEVKKSLSLKADIDFRGHEEIYSEPGGVMDYEEDRSRPKRRRHPIY, from the exons atggaCATCGAACAGAAACAAGCAGAGCTCATCGATCACTTCGTAAATCAAGCATCCACTCTAAAAGCCTCCGCTCTTTGGCCTCTTATTATCGAAGCCACTTCTCATCCTTCTCTCTTCGCCTTCTCCGAGATTCTCTCTTCGCCCACCGTCTCCGAG CTTGAAGGAACTGAGAATTCCTTTTGCCTTGATGTTCTTCGGTTGTTTGCCCATGGAACCTGGAGTGACTACAAAA GTGATACTGGTCGTCTTCCACAATTGGTTCCTGATCAAGTCCTCAAGCTAAAGCAACTTACTGTGCTGACACTGGCTGAAATGAACAAG GTACTTCCCTATGATCAGCTAATGCAGGAGCTAGATGTTACAAATGTCCGTGAACTTGAAGATTTTCTTATCAATGAGTGCATGTATGCG GGAATAGTACGAGGAAAGCTAGATCAGTTGCGAAGGTGCTTTGAG GTCCAATTTGCTGCTGGGAGGGACCTTAGGCCTGGACAACTTGGGAATATGTTACAAACACTATCAAACTG GTTGGATACATCAGATGATTTGCTTGTCTCGATTCAGGAGAAGATAAAATGGGCTGATTCTACGAGTGAATTGGATAAGAAGCACCAAAAGGATGTAGAATATAGGGTGGAGGAAGTAAAGAAGTCACTCTCCCTCAAG GCAGACATTGACTTCCGAGGGCATGAGGAGATCTATTCTGAACCTGGTGGAGTGATGGACTACGAGGAAGACCGAAGCCGGCCCAAGAG GAGACGACATCCAATATATTGA
- the LOC133683199 gene encoding COP9 signalosome complex subunit 7-like isoform X1 → MDIEQKQAELIDHFVNQASTLKASALWPLIIEATSHPSLFAFSEILSSPTVSELEGTENSFCLDVLRLFAHGTWSDYKSDTGRLPQLVPDQVLKLKQLTVLTLAEMNKVLPYDQLMQELDVTNVRELEDFLINECMYAGIVRGKLDQLRRCFEVQFAAGRDLRPGQLGNMLQTLSNWLDTSDDLLVSIQEKIKWADSTSELDKKHQKDVEYRVEEVKKSLSLKQDKCKYSVFSWDTREVIVILFSGNLAIANSISAWKRVFILLL, encoded by the exons atggaCATCGAACAGAAACAAGCAGAGCTCATCGATCACTTCGTAAATCAAGCATCCACTCTAAAAGCCTCCGCTCTTTGGCCTCTTATTATCGAAGCCACTTCTCATCCTTCTCTCTTCGCCTTCTCCGAGATTCTCTCTTCGCCCACCGTCTCCGAG CTTGAAGGAACTGAGAATTCCTTTTGCCTTGATGTTCTTCGGTTGTTTGCCCATGGAACCTGGAGTGACTACAAAA GTGATACTGGTCGTCTTCCACAATTGGTTCCTGATCAAGTCCTCAAGCTAAAGCAACTTACTGTGCTGACACTGGCTGAAATGAACAAG GTACTTCCCTATGATCAGCTAATGCAGGAGCTAGATGTTACAAATGTCCGTGAACTTGAAGATTTTCTTATCAATGAGTGCATGTATGCG GGAATAGTACGAGGAAAGCTAGATCAGTTGCGAAGGTGCTTTGAG GTCCAATTTGCTGCTGGGAGGGACCTTAGGCCTGGACAACTTGGGAATATGTTACAAACACTATCAAACTG GTTGGATACATCAGATGATTTGCTTGTCTCGATTCAGGAGAAGATAAAATGGGCTGATTCTACGAGTGAATTGGATAAGAAGCACCAAAAGGATGTAGAATATAGGGTGGAGGAAGTAAAGAAGTCACTCTCCCTCAAG CAGGATAAATGCAAATATTCTGTGTTTAGCTGGGATACGAGGGAGGTTATCGTGATTTTGTTCAGTGGGAATCTTGCAATAGCAAATTCAATTAGTGCATGGAAAAGAGTCTTTATTCTGTTACTGTGA
- the LOC133683199 gene encoding COP9 signalosome complex subunit 7-like isoform X2, translating to MDIEQKQAELIDHFVNQASTLKASALWPLIIEATSHPSLFAFSEILSSPTVSELEGTENSFCLDVLRLFAHGTWSDYKSDTGRLPQLVPDQVLKLKQLTVLTLAEMNKVLPYDQLMQELDVTNVRELEDFLINECMYAGIVRGKLDQLRRCFEVQFAAGRDLRPGQLGNMLQTLSNWLDTSDDLLVSIQEKIKWADSTSELDKKHQKDVEYRVEEVKKSLSLKDKCKYSVFSWDTREVIVILFSGNLAIANSISAWKRVFILLL from the exons atggaCATCGAACAGAAACAAGCAGAGCTCATCGATCACTTCGTAAATCAAGCATCCACTCTAAAAGCCTCCGCTCTTTGGCCTCTTATTATCGAAGCCACTTCTCATCCTTCTCTCTTCGCCTTCTCCGAGATTCTCTCTTCGCCCACCGTCTCCGAG CTTGAAGGAACTGAGAATTCCTTTTGCCTTGATGTTCTTCGGTTGTTTGCCCATGGAACCTGGAGTGACTACAAAA GTGATACTGGTCGTCTTCCACAATTGGTTCCTGATCAAGTCCTCAAGCTAAAGCAACTTACTGTGCTGACACTGGCTGAAATGAACAAG GTACTTCCCTATGATCAGCTAATGCAGGAGCTAGATGTTACAAATGTCCGTGAACTTGAAGATTTTCTTATCAATGAGTGCATGTATGCG GGAATAGTACGAGGAAAGCTAGATCAGTTGCGAAGGTGCTTTGAG GTCCAATTTGCTGCTGGGAGGGACCTTAGGCCTGGACAACTTGGGAATATGTTACAAACACTATCAAACTG GTTGGATACATCAGATGATTTGCTTGTCTCGATTCAGGAGAAGATAAAATGGGCTGATTCTACGAGTGAATTGGATAAGAAGCACCAAAAGGATGTAGAATATAGGGTGGAGGAAGTAAAGAAGTCACTCTCCCTCAAG GATAAATGCAAATATTCTGTGTTTAGCTGGGATACGAGGGAGGTTATCGTGATTTTGTTCAGTGGGAATCTTGCAATAGCAAATTCAATTAGTGCATGGAAAAGAGTCTTTATTCTGTTACTGTGA